From Microbacterium pseudoresistens, the proteins below share one genomic window:
- a CDS encoding serine hydrolase domain-containing protein produces the protein MSTVETTTFAATDGFPHPALVGVTGPEQTVAVQGDEHAVLPLASVSKPLTAWGVLIAVERELVDLDEPAGPDGSTVLNLLDHTSGLPFDGEKPQGAPGTRRIYSNAGMDAVGKRVADAAGMEFSEWMTREVVQPLGMTDIDVIGRPSAGYRASIADLLIFGREVLRPRLIPAALRDLALRVSQPGLRGVVPGYGAYDDNQWGLGFELKGLKSPHWLADSFPPETAGHFGGQGSFLFVDRAHDIAAAFLSGVPFGDEHKRIWPALTEEIVTRYGG, from the coding sequence ATGAGCACTGTGGAGACGACGACTTTCGCTGCGACCGACGGCTTCCCGCATCCGGCACTGGTGGGGGTGACCGGTCCCGAGCAGACCGTCGCCGTTCAGGGCGATGAGCACGCTGTGCTCCCGCTGGCCTCGGTGAGCAAGCCGCTCACGGCCTGGGGTGTGCTGATCGCCGTGGAGCGCGAACTCGTCGACCTCGACGAACCGGCCGGGCCCGACGGATCGACAGTGCTCAACCTGCTCGACCACACGAGCGGTCTGCCCTTCGACGGCGAGAAGCCGCAGGGCGCGCCGGGCACGAGACGCATCTACTCGAACGCGGGGATGGATGCGGTCGGCAAGCGCGTCGCGGACGCCGCCGGGATGGAATTCTCGGAGTGGATGACGCGCGAGGTTGTGCAGCCGCTCGGGATGACCGACATCGACGTCATAGGGCGCCCCTCGGCCGGCTACCGGGCATCCATCGCCGATCTGCTGATCTTCGGGCGCGAGGTGCTGCGCCCTCGCCTCATCCCCGCAGCGCTGCGCGACCTCGCGCTCAGGGTCTCGCAGCCGGGGTTGCGAGGCGTCGTGCCCGGATACGGCGCCTACGACGACAACCAGTGGGGGCTGGGCTTCGAGCTCAAGGGCCTGAAGAGCCCGCACTGGCTCGCCGACTCGTTCCCTCCCGAGACCGCGGGGCACTTCGGCGGGCAGGGCAGCTTCCTCTTCGTCGACCGCGCCCACGACATCGCTGCGGCGTTCCTGTCGGGGGTGCCGTTCGGCGACGAGCACAAGCGCATCTGGCCCGCCCTCACCGAGGAGATCGTCACCCGCTACGGCGGTTGA
- a CDS encoding antitoxin, whose amino-acid sequence MRTTVTLDADTEALVRRLMAQRGVSFKRALNDAIRGGALPSAERRAHTKPRDLGVPRVDLTHALRLAADLEDEELARRLQVGR is encoded by the coding sequence ATGAGAACGACGGTGACGTTGGATGCGGACACGGAGGCGCTCGTGCGGCGGCTGATGGCGCAGCGCGGCGTGTCGTTCAAGCGGGCTCTCAACGATGCGATCCGAGGGGGAGCGCTGCCGTCCGCGGAGCGACGGGCGCACACCAAGCCCCGCGATCTCGGCGTGCCTCGTGTCGATCTGACCCACGCGCTCCGACTCGCCGCCGATCTGGAGGACGAAGAGCTGGCACGGCGCCTGCAGGTCGGACGATGA
- a CDS encoding TA system VapC family ribonuclease toxin, which produces MKLVDANVLLYAVNESAPQHQSAIGWLDDALDGGDTVGFSWNALLAFVRIATNPRIVPQPVTAAEAMVQVHDWLAAPSAHVLNPGERHASILDDLLTRSGAAANLVNDAHLAALAAEHRATVVTFDADFDRFAEVRAETPDALIARAARR; this is translated from the coding sequence ATGAAGCTCGTCGATGCCAACGTGCTGCTGTACGCCGTGAATGAGAGCGCCCCTCAGCATCAGAGCGCGATCGGATGGCTGGATGATGCGCTGGACGGCGGCGATACGGTCGGGTTCAGTTGGAATGCCCTGCTCGCCTTCGTGCGGATCGCGACGAATCCGCGCATCGTGCCGCAGCCGGTCACGGCCGCGGAGGCGATGGTGCAGGTTCACGACTGGCTTGCTGCGCCGAGCGCGCACGTGCTCAACCCTGGTGAGCGGCATGCGTCGATCCTCGACGATCTGCTCACCAGGTCGGGCGCCGCCGCGAATCTCGTGAACGATGCCCATCTCGCCGCTCTCGCCGCCGAACACCGTGCGACGGTGGTGACGTTCGACGCCGACTTCGACCGGTTCGCCGAGGTGCGGGCCGAGACACCGGATGCTCTGATCGCGCGGGCGGCGCGGCGATAG
- a CDS encoding type II toxin-antitoxin system VapC family toxin, translated as MTLVVDASAVAEILFGTEAGRRAAALLDGHELLAPQHLTVEVASVIRGWSLSRQITDEQALRAFGEFDALGVEQVPMMSMLPAVHALRHNVSAYDAMYVVLARAAQCSLLTLDARLAASVPDCALLP; from the coding sequence ATGACGCTCGTCGTCGACGCATCTGCGGTCGCCGAGATCCTGTTCGGGACCGAGGCTGGTCGTCGGGCCGCCGCGTTGCTTGACGGACACGAGCTCCTCGCGCCGCAGCATCTCACGGTTGAAGTCGCCTCCGTGATCCGTGGGTGGTCGCTCAGCCGACAGATCACCGATGAGCAGGCGCTGCGCGCGTTTGGTGAGTTCGACGCGCTCGGCGTGGAGCAGGTGCCGATGATGTCCATGCTGCCCGCCGTCCATGCCCTGCGACACAATGTCAGCGCCTATGACGCCATGTACGTCGTGCTCGCCCGTGCGGCCCAGTGCTCGCTGCTGACCCTCGACGCTCGTCTCGCGGCGTCCGTTCCGGATTGCGCGCTGCTGCCGTAG
- a CDS encoding DUF4265 domain-containing protein, giving the protein MGLTKIRFHLEVDEDGWPPAESEGLWAEPLGDGRFRVDNTPWFVRGISAEDTVKAAPGADGVLWFMETLERSGHQTIRVIPRTDGPLNGDQQLVLDAFAPLGVAGEGFSQALRIVALDIDRDADLAAVKKLCIDGEADGRWHYEEGSVTSEWLAI; this is encoded by the coding sequence ATGGGGTTGACCAAGATTCGGTTCCACCTTGAGGTGGATGAAGACGGCTGGCCACCGGCAGAGTCTGAAGGACTGTGGGCCGAGCCACTCGGCGACGGCCGCTTTCGCGTGGACAACACACCCTGGTTCGTTCGAGGGATATCCGCGGAAGACACCGTCAAGGCTGCACCAGGCGCCGATGGCGTGCTCTGGTTTATGGAAACTCTGGAGCGCAGCGGGCATCAGACCATTCGAGTCATTCCGCGCACTGACGGACCACTCAACGGTGACCAACAGCTCGTCCTCGATGCGTTCGCTCCCTTGGGGGTCGCAGGGGAGGGTTTCAGCCAGGCGCTTCGAATCGTCGCTCTCGATATCGACCGCGACGCAGACTTGGCTGCGGTGAAGAAGCTGTGCATCGACGGAGAAGCTGACGGCCGGTGGCATTACGAGGAGGGCAGCGTGACGTCCGAGTGGCTCGCCATCTGA
- a CDS encoding FitA-like ribbon-helix-helix domain-containing protein, producing MTTIQVRNVSEETSRALKAKAALEGRSLSDYLLRELDRLATRPSRVELLERIASRGVATLEPAAQVLTEQCPGR from the coding sequence ATGACAACGATCCAGGTTCGCAACGTCTCCGAGGAGACGAGTCGTGCGCTCAAGGCGAAGGCTGCGCTCGAGGGCCGCTCGCTGAGTGACTATCTGCTGCGCGAACTCGACCGCCTGGCGACGCGTCCGAGCCGGGTCGAACTGCTGGAACGGATCGCAAGCCGTGGCGTCGCCACGCTCGAACCGGCAGCACAGGTGCTCACCGAGCAGTGTCCCGGTCGATGA
- a CDS encoding HhH-GPD-type base excision DNA repair protein codes for MALHITGDTAADDLLTNNPLALLTGMLLDQQVAMETAFAGPLKIVERTGLTDASAIAAYDPDQFLAAFKESPAVHRFPGSMAARVQTLCQALVDDWNGDAAALWTRGDPDGAEVLRRLKALPGFGEQKAKIFLALLGKQYGFTGEGWREASAPYGDDGAFRSVADIVSPESLAKVREHKKAMKAAAKASKS; via the coding sequence ATGGCCCTTCACATCACCGGAGATACCGCCGCCGACGACCTGCTCACGAACAACCCCCTCGCGCTTCTGACAGGGATGCTCCTCGACCAGCAGGTCGCCATGGAGACCGCGTTCGCCGGTCCGCTCAAGATCGTCGAGCGCACGGGACTGACGGATGCGTCGGCCATCGCCGCGTACGATCCCGACCAGTTCCTCGCCGCGTTCAAGGAGTCGCCGGCCGTGCACCGGTTCCCCGGCTCGATGGCCGCACGGGTGCAGACGCTGTGCCAGGCGCTCGTCGATGACTGGAACGGCGACGCCGCCGCGCTGTGGACGCGGGGCGATCCCGACGGCGCCGAGGTGCTGCGCCGGCTGAAGGCGCTCCCCGGATTCGGCGAGCAGAAGGCGAAGATCTTCCTCGCCCTGCTGGGCAAGCAGTACGGCTTCACCGGCGAGGGCTGGCGCGAGGCATCCGCCCCGTACGGGGACGACGGCGCGTTCCGCAGCGTGGCCGACATCGTCTCGCCCGAGTCGCTGGCCAAGGTTCGCGAGCACAAGAAGGCGATGAAAGCCGCCGCCAAAGCGAGCAAGAGCTAG
- a CDS encoding alpha-mannosidase — MHDESSLTVDRATRVLGERIRPAIHAARVPLLLSAHALLGEPIAPAEGLALEFAPFRVGDAWGPAWGTTWFRVRGTVPAEWAGRRVEAVIDLGFDPSLTGFQCEALVYRRGDGGETVPLKSLNPRNQWVEIAAEATGGEHIELFLEGASNPVLLDHHPFLPTQEGDLRTSSPDPLYRVRHADLAVFEPEVFDLALDVEVLLELQAELPATSPRRMRILQSLDDALDALDLQRIPETAAAARAALAEVLAAPAEASAHRIAAVGHSHIDSAWLWPVRETIRKVARTTSSMTTLIDEHPEFRYGMSSAQQYAWVKEHRPEVWERVRRAVAEGRFLPLGGMWVESDTVMPSGESLVRQFSYGQRFFEREFGIRSRGVWLPDSFGYSPALPQLMRRAGFEWFFTQKISWNQRNVFPHHTFEWEGIDGSRMFTHFPPMDTYNSELTGAELAKATRQFKESRIATTSLAPVGYGDGGGGTTREMVGRAARLADLEGSARVEWMHPDAFFDAARAELPHPPVWVGELYLELHRGTLTSQHATKALHRWCEQALVEAELWAATAAVRRGRDYPYDELDRLWKLVLLHEFHDILPGTSIAWVHREAVEVLGDVLDAARGLTDAALRALAGDGDRDLSFTPHSVGGALPLGGAAIASAPDEPVTLTETDGGFVLENDLVRIAVSAEGLITSAIDRATGRDAIPAGRPANLFQLHQDFPNKWDAWDIDRFYRNRVDDLTTVSSLTADVVEGVARIVVEREFSASSLQQTITLSPGERTVVLRTDIDWHETEKLLKLAFPLDVFARETLAETQFGFQRRPTHVNTSWEAAKFETSMHRFVLVEDGDFGVALVNDSLYGYDTTRDVDSDDVTTTVRLSLLRAPRFPDPETDQGPHEITVGLVVGADAARATAEGIRLNAIPTRIRGDGEVEPLVRVTGKGIIVSSVKLADDHSGDVVVRLYEALGRRTSGAIEALFPHGEIREVSLIEDELDAPRTGGALHLRPFEVRTLRIPGA; from the coding sequence ATGCACGACGAGAGCTCGCTCACCGTCGACCGCGCGACCCGCGTTCTCGGCGAGCGCATCCGCCCCGCCATCCACGCCGCGCGCGTGCCGCTCTTGCTCTCCGCGCACGCCCTGCTCGGTGAGCCGATCGCCCCCGCCGAGGGCCTCGCTCTCGAGTTCGCACCGTTCCGCGTCGGAGACGCCTGGGGGCCCGCGTGGGGCACCACGTGGTTCCGCGTGCGCGGCACGGTTCCCGCCGAGTGGGCCGGGCGACGCGTGGAGGCGGTCATCGACCTCGGGTTCGATCCGAGCCTCACCGGCTTTCAGTGCGAGGCGCTCGTCTATCGGCGGGGCGACGGCGGCGAGACGGTGCCGCTGAAGAGTCTCAACCCGCGCAACCAGTGGGTGGAGATCGCCGCCGAGGCGACGGGCGGTGAGCACATCGAGCTGTTCCTCGAGGGCGCATCCAACCCGGTGCTCCTCGACCATCACCCGTTCCTTCCGACGCAAGAAGGAGATCTGCGCACCTCGTCACCCGATCCGCTGTACCGCGTGCGTCATGCCGACCTCGCCGTCTTCGAGCCGGAGGTGTTCGATCTCGCCCTCGATGTGGAGGTGCTGCTCGAACTGCAGGCGGAGCTGCCGGCGACCTCACCGCGGCGGATGCGCATCCTGCAGTCCCTCGACGACGCCCTCGATGCGCTCGACCTGCAGCGCATCCCCGAGACGGCCGCGGCCGCCCGCGCCGCACTTGCCGAGGTGCTCGCCGCACCCGCCGAGGCCAGCGCGCACCGCATCGCCGCAGTCGGACATTCGCACATCGACTCCGCGTGGCTGTGGCCGGTGCGCGAGACGATCCGCAAGGTCGCCCGCACCACCTCGTCGATGACCACGCTCATCGACGAGCATCCGGAGTTCCGGTACGGGATGTCCAGCGCCCAGCAGTACGCCTGGGTCAAGGAGCACCGGCCCGAGGTCTGGGAGCGCGTCCGTCGGGCCGTCGCCGAGGGACGGTTCCTGCCGCTGGGCGGGATGTGGGTCGAGTCCGACACGGTCATGCCGTCGGGCGAGTCGCTGGTGCGGCAGTTCTCCTACGGGCAGCGGTTCTTCGAGCGCGAGTTCGGCATCCGCTCGCGCGGGGTGTGGCTGCCCGACAGCTTCGGGTACTCCCCCGCCCTGCCGCAGCTGATGCGCCGGGCCGGGTTCGAGTGGTTCTTCACGCAGAAGATCTCGTGGAACCAGCGCAACGTCTTCCCCCATCACACGTTCGAGTGGGAGGGCATCGACGGATCCCGGATGTTCACGCACTTCCCGCCGATGGACACGTACAACTCCGAGCTCACCGGCGCCGAACTGGCCAAGGCGACCCGGCAGTTCAAAGAGAGCCGGATCGCGACCACCTCGCTCGCCCCGGTCGGGTACGGCGACGGCGGCGGCGGAACCACGCGCGAGATGGTCGGGAGGGCCGCGCGGCTCGCCGACCTCGAGGGCAGCGCCCGGGTGGAGTGGATGCACCCGGATGCGTTCTTCGACGCCGCGCGCGCCGAGCTGCCGCATCCGCCGGTGTGGGTCGGCGAGCTGTACCTGGAGCTGCACCGCGGCACCCTCACCAGCCAGCACGCCACCAAGGCGCTGCACCGCTGGTGCGAGCAGGCACTGGTGGAGGCGGAGCTGTGGGCGGCCACCGCCGCCGTGCGCCGCGGACGTGACTATCCGTACGACGAGCTGGACCGGCTGTGGAAGCTCGTGCTGCTGCACGAGTTCCACGACATCCTCCCCGGCACCTCCATCGCCTGGGTGCATCGCGAGGCCGTGGAGGTGCTCGGCGACGTGCTCGACGCGGCACGCGGCCTCACGGATGCGGCGCTGCGCGCGCTGGCAGGCGACGGCGACCGGGATCTCTCCTTCACGCCCCACTCCGTCGGCGGGGCGCTGCCACTCGGAGGCGCGGCCATCGCATCCGCCCCGGACGAACCGGTCACCCTCACCGAGACCGACGGCGGCTTCGTGCTGGAGAACGACCTCGTCCGGATCGCCGTCTCGGCCGAGGGGCTGATCACCTCGGCGATCGACCGCGCCACCGGGCGCGACGCGATCCCGGCGGGACGGCCCGCGAATCTCTTCCAGCTGCATCAGGACTTCCCGAACAAATGGGATGCGTGGGACATCGACCGCTTCTACCGCAACCGCGTCGATGATCTCACCACGGTCTCCTCACTCACCGCCGACGTCGTCGAGGGCGTGGCCAGGATCGTCGTGGAGCGCGAGTTCTCCGCATCGTCGCTGCAGCAGACGATCACCCTCTCCCCCGGCGAGCGCACGGTCGTGCTGCGCACCGACATCGACTGGCACGAGACGGAGAAGCTGCTCAAGCTCGCCTTCCCCCTCGACGTCTTCGCCCGCGAGACGCTCGCGGAGACGCAGTTCGGCTTCCAGCGCCGCCCCACGCACGTGAACACGAGCTGGGAGGCGGCGAAGTTCGAAACCTCGATGCATCGTTTCGTGCTCGTCGAAGACGGTGACTTCGGAGTCGCTCTCGTGAACGACTCGCTCTACGGCTACGACACGACGCGCGACGTCGATAGCGACGACGTCACCACGACCGTGCGCCTGTCTCTGCTGCGTGCGCCGCGCTTTCCCGACCCCGAGACCGACCAGGGGCCGCACGAGATCACCGTGGGCCTGGTCGTCGGGGCGGATGCTGCGCGCGCGACGGCCGAGGGCATCCGGCTCAATGCCATCCCCACCCGCATCCGCGGGGACGGAGAGGTCGAGCCGCTCGTGCGCGTGACCGGCAAGGGGATCATCGTCTCGAGCGTGAAGCTCGCCGACGACCACTCGGGAGACGTCGTCGTGCGGTTGTACGAAGCGCTCGGACGGCGCACCTCGGGCGCGATCGAGGCACTGTTCCCGCACGGCGAGATCCGCGAGGTGAGCCTCATCGAAGACGAGCTGGATGCCCCTCGCACGGGCGGCGCCCTGCACCTGCGCCCCTTCGAGGTGCGCACGCTCCGCATCCCCGGCGCCTGA
- a CDS encoding DUF1801 domain-containing protein, with protein sequence MQITGDDIGPILSRATPAVRRRDAETLVALMQEITGREGRAWGSIIGFGACHYRYPTGNEGDMPILAFAPRKAASVIYLDGMEAHAHDLAVLGPHTSSVGCLYVKDLELIDLTVLERILRRCMAWTEAGGSEQMRITITA encoded by the coding sequence ATGCAGATCACCGGAGACGACATCGGCCCGATCCTCTCCCGCGCGACGCCGGCCGTGCGCCGCCGCGACGCCGAGACGCTCGTCGCCCTCATGCAGGAGATCACCGGCCGCGAGGGCCGCGCCTGGGGGTCGATCATCGGATTCGGCGCCTGCCACTACCGCTACCCCACCGGCAACGAGGGCGACATGCCCATCCTCGCCTTCGCACCGCGCAAGGCCGCAAGCGTCATCTATCTGGACGGCATGGAGGCCCACGCCCACGACCTCGCCGTGCTCGGACCGCACACCTCCAGCGTCGGATGCCTCTACGTCAAAGACCTCGAGCTGATCGATCTGACCGTGCTCGAACGCATCCTCCGCCGATGCATGGCCTGGACCGAGGCGGGCGGCTCGGAGCAGATGCGGATCACGATCACCGCGTGA